The Paenibacillus antri genomic interval GGCGATACTCGTGAAGACGGTCGATCTGCGCCAGCAGCAGATGGACCTGCTCGGCCAAGAAATGATGACGGAAGATAAAGTGACGCTGCGGTTGAACTTCGTCTGCCAATATAAGATTGTTCGCCCGGATCGCGCACTCGAGCTGAAGGCGTTCGACGAGCAGATTCATATCCAGCTGCAGTTGGCGCTCCGGGAGTACGTCGGATCGCTGAAACTGGACGATCTGCTGCGGCGCAAGCAAGAAGCGGCTTCGTTCGCGCTGTCGCGCTTGCGCGAGAAGAGCGAGGAGTTCGGGGTTTCGTTCCTGGGTGCGGGCGTCAAGGATATCATTTTGCCGGGGGACATGAAAGAAATCTTGAACACGGTACTGCTTGCCGAAAAGAAGGCGCAGGCGAACCTCATCACGCGCCGAGAGGAGACGGCCTCGACCCGCAGCTTGCTGAACACGGCGAAGCTGATGGACGAGAACGAGACGTTGTTCCGTCTCAAAGAGCTCGAATTCCTCGAGAAAATTTGCGAGAAGATCGGCTCCGTCTCGCTTACGGGCGGCGGGGATTTATTGGAGCGGCTGCAAATGTTGATCGGCGAGAAGAAGCCTGCGGGGAGAGGAAGGGCGTAGATGCGGGAACGGATCGCGTCTCAGCTAGATTCGATCGAGAAGGCGCATGAGTTGAAAGTGTTGTTCGCCGTCGAGTCGGGGAGCCGCGCCTGGGGGTTCCCCTCGGTCGACAGCGATTACGATGTGCGGTTCGTCTACGTGAAGCGGCCGGCCTGGTACTTGTCGATCGACGAGAAGCGGGACGTCGTCGAGGTGCCCATCAACGACATGCTGGATATTAACGGGTGGGATCTGCGCAAAGCGCTGCGTCTGTTCCGCAAATCCAACCCGCCGCTCATGGAGTGGCTGACGTCGGAGCTCGTATACGCGGACAACCTCGGGTTTCGGGACGAATTGCTGCGGCTGCGGAACCGCGTCTTCTCGCCCAAGGCGTCGATGCACCATTATTTGAGTATGGCGAAGCGGAACTTCCGGGAATATCTGCAAGGGGATCAAGTGAAAATCAAGAAGTACTTCTACGTTCTGCGTCCGGTGCTCGCGTGCTTGTGGATCGAGAAGTACGATACCGTGCCGCCGATCCGGTTTCAAACCTTGGCGGAAGACCTGCTCCCGGCTTCTCCCCTGAAGCGGGAAGTGGAACAACTGCTCCGACGCAAGCTCGCCGGCGAAGAGATGGGTCTGGAAAATCGGTTAGATGCGATTAACGCATTCGTCGAGGCGGAGCTGGAACGTCTGCTCGAGTCGGCTTCCGTCTATGCGACTACCGGCGAGGATCCCACGCCGTTGTTGGACGACGTGTTTCGGAAGTTCCTTGGAGCCGCGTGGAAGTCTTGAGAAATAATATACACAAATTGTCATAATAATCTATTCATTTTCTAAGTCAGGCCCTTTATTCTTTAGAAGTGCTTGTCAAAGGAATAGAAACGGGGAGGAATGTTCATGGCTAGATGGACCAGTCGGGGGCGCCGCCGATGACGAAGACGCGTCGACTTGCTTATGTGAATCCGCTGCAGGGGACGGCGTCGACGTTCTCGTACTCCAACGGCAATACGCTGCCGATCGTCGGCCGTCCGTTCGGCATGGCGTCTTGGAGTCCGCAAACCGACGAGGCGGGAGGGGGCTGGTTTTTTCATCCGTCCCATCGGCACTTGCAAGGCATCCGTCTTACGCATCAGCCGAGCCCCTGGATCGGCGATTACGGGCATCTCGTCCTGCTTCCTCAGACCGGACCGCTCTGCCTCGAACCGGGCAAGCGCGCCTCGTCGTTCAAGCCGGAGGCGATGACGATCCGGCCGGACTTGTTCCGCGCGGAGCTGCTCCGGTACCGTACGACGCTCGAGCTGACGCCGACGATGCGATGCGCCGGACTTCGGCTCCGTTTCCCTCCGGGGGAGGAGGCGCGCCTGCTGCTTTCGCTGATCGACGGCGCGGCCCGCGTGGACGTCGATCCGTCCGAGCGGCGCGTCACGGGCTTCACCCGGGCGAATCGGGGCGGAGCTCCCGACTCGTTCGCCATGTACTTCGTCATGGAGTTCGATTGCGAGTTGGTCGCGGAGCGGAGCGGGA includes:
- a CDS encoding nucleotidyltransferase domain-containing protein, with protein sequence MRERIASQLDSIEKAHELKVLFAVESGSRAWGFPSVDSDYDVRFVYVKRPAWYLSIDEKRDVVEVPINDMLDINGWDLRKALRLFRKSNPPLMEWLTSELVYADNLGFRDELLRLRNRVFSPKASMHHYLSMAKRNFREYLQGDQVKIKKYFYVLRPVLACLWIEKYDTVPPIRFQTLAEDLLPASPLKREVEQLLRRKLAGEEMGLENRLDAINAFVEAELERLLESASVYATTGEDPTPLLDDVFRKFLGAAWKS
- a CDS encoding slipin family protein, whose amino-acid sequence is MFTKITIQTDERGLLFHKGSYVRMLLPGTYRFAPWSQHSVTALKVTKPFAVEGKELALFLHDETLTRQLDVVRVADHEVVLHYEDGQFEQLLKPGVYAFWNVLKRHAFVRADIRDPELPAEVDRALLTKLTTHVQSYEIESFEAGFLFYNHVLQRQLAPGKYYFWRGPTAILVKTVDLRQQQMDLLGQEMMTEDKVTLRLNFVCQYKIVRPDRALELKAFDEQIHIQLQLALREYVGSLKLDDLLRRKQEAASFALSRLREKSEEFGVSFLGAGVKDIILPGDMKEILNTVLLAEKKAQANLITRREETASTRSLLNTAKLMDENETLFRLKELEFLEKICEKIGSVSLTGGGDLLERLQMLIGEKKPAGRGRA